The Cinclus cinclus chromosome 28, bCinCin1.1, whole genome shotgun sequence genome window below encodes:
- the PTBP1 gene encoding polypyrimidine tract-binding protein 1 isoform X2, producing MDGIVQDITVGTKRAAEELFSPCVTTNGPFIMSSNSPSAANGNDSKKFKGDNRSAGIPSRVIHVRKLPSDVTEAEVISLGLPFGKVTNLLMLKGKNQRAQAALQAVTQVQAGAVALAATAAAVDAGMAMAGQSPVLRIIVENLFYPVTLDVLHQIFSKFGAVLKIITFTKNHQFQALLQYGDPMSAQHAKLSLDGQNIYNACCTLRIDFSKLTSLNVKYNNDKSRDYTRPDLPSGDSQPTLDQTMAAAFGAPGIISPPYAGAGFPPTFAIPQATGLTVPSVPGALAPLAIPAAAAAAAAGRIAIPGLSGTGHSVLLVSNLIPERVTPQCLFILFGVYGDVQRVKILFNKKDNALVQMADGNQAQLAMSHLNGQKLHGKPIRITLSKHQTVQLPRENQEDHGLTKDYGTSPLHRFKKPGSKNFQNIFPPSATLHLSNIPPSVTEEDLKLLFSSNGGIVKGFKFFQKDRKMALIQMSSVEEAIQSLIDLHNHDLGENHHLRVSFSKSTI from the exons ATGGACGG CATTGTCCAAGATATAACAGTTGGTACAAAG CGGGCAGCTGAGGAGCTTTTCTCTCCTTGTGTTACTACTAACGGACCCTTTATCATGAGCAGCAACTCTCCTTCTGCAG CTAATGGAAACGACAGCAAGAAGTTCAAAGGTGATAACAGAAGTGCTGGCATCCCATCCCGAGTAATCCACGTCCGCAAACTCCCCAGTGACGTCACGGAGGCAGAAGTCATTTCTTTGGGCTTACCCTTTGGCAAGGTCACCAATCTTCTGAtgttgaaaggaaaaaaccag CGTGCCCAAGCAGCTCTGCAAGCTGTGACCCAGGTGCAGGCCGGGGCTGTGGCGCTGGCCGCCACGGCTGCAGCCGTCGATGCAGGGATGGCAATGGCTGGCCAGAGCCCTGTCCTGAGGATCATTGTGGAGAATCTCTTCTACCCTGTCACTCTAGATGTTCTGCACCAG ATCTTCTCCAAATTTGGTGCAGTCTTGAAAATCATCACATTCACAAAGAACCACCAGTTTCAGGCTCTGTTGCAATATGGTGACCCCATGAGTGCTCAGCATGCCAAACTG TCTCTGGATGGACAGAACATCTACAACGCCTGCTGCACGCTGCGCATCGACTTCTCCAAGCTCACAAGTCTCAATGTGAAGTACAATAACGACAAGAGCAGAGACTATACCCGCCCAGACCTGCCCTCTGGGGACAGCCAGCCCACTCTGGACCAGACCATGGCAGCTGCTTTTG GTGCCCCAGGAATAATCTCTCCTCCATATGCTGGAGCTGGCTTTCCTCCTACTTTCGCCATTCCTCAGGCTACAG GCCTGACAGTTCCAAGTGTTCCTGGAGCACTAGCTCCTCTGGctattccagcagcagctgcggcGGCTGCAGCAGGACGGATTGCCATTCCCGGCCTGTCTGGGACAGGGCACTCCGTGCTGCTGGTTAGCAATCTGATCCCAGAG AGAGTTACACCCCAATGCCTCTTTATTCTTTTCG GAGTCTATGGTGATGTGCAGAGGgtgaagattttatttaataagaAAGATAATGCCCTGGTTCAGATGGCCGATGGGAATCAGGCCCAGCTTG CCATGAGCCACTTGAATGGGCAGAAGctccatgggaagccaatccGTATCACGCTGTCCAAGCACCAGACAGTGCAGCTGCCCCGTGAGAACCAGGAGGACCATGGCCTGACCAAGGACTATGGGACTTCTCCTCTACATCGTTTCAAGAAACCAGGCTCCAAAaatttccaaaacatttttcccccttctgcCACTCTTCATCTGTCTAATATTCC accttCAGTAACTGAAGAAGACCTTAAGTTGTTATTTTCAAGCAATGGTGGGATAGTCAAAGGATTCAAATTCTTCCA GAAGGACCGTAAAATGGCTCTGATCCAGATGAGCTCTGTGGAAGAAGCCATTCAGTCCCTCATTGACCTCCACAATCATGACCTGGGGGAGAACCATCACCTGCGCGTTTCCTTTTCCAAGTCCACCATTTAG
- the PTBP1 gene encoding polypyrimidine tract-binding protein 1 isoform X1, whose amino-acid sequence MDGIVQDITVGTKRAAEELFSPCVTTNGPFIMSSNSPSAANGNDSKKFKGDNRSAGIPSRVIHVRKLPSDVTEAEVISLGLPFGKVTNLLMLKGKNQAFIEMNTEETANTMVNYYSTVTPVLRSQPIYIQFSNHKELKTDSSPNQARAQAALQAVTQVQAGAVALAATAAAVDAGMAMAGQSPVLRIIVENLFYPVTLDVLHQIFSKFGAVLKIITFTKNHQFQALLQYGDPMSAQHAKLSLDGQNIYNACCTLRIDFSKLTSLNVKYNNDKSRDYTRPDLPSGDSQPTLDQTMAAAFGAPGIISPPYAGAGFPPTFAIPQATGLTVPSVPGALAPLAIPAAAAAAAAGRIAIPGLSGTGHSVLLVSNLIPERVTPQCLFILFGVYGDVQRVKILFNKKDNALVQMADGNQAQLAMSHLNGQKLHGKPIRITLSKHQTVQLPRENQEDHGLTKDYGTSPLHRFKKPGSKNFQNIFPPSATLHLSNIPPSVTEEDLKLLFSSNGGIVKGFKFFQKDRKMALIQMSSVEEAIQSLIDLHNHDLGENHHLRVSFSKSTI is encoded by the exons ATGGACGG CATTGTCCAAGATATAACAGTTGGTACAAAG CGGGCAGCTGAGGAGCTTTTCTCTCCTTGTGTTACTACTAACGGACCCTTTATCATGAGCAGCAACTCTCCTTCTGCAG CTAATGGAAACGACAGCAAGAAGTTCAAAGGTGATAACAGAAGTGCTGGCATCCCATCCCGAGTAATCCACGTCCGCAAACTCCCCAGTGACGTCACGGAGGCAGAAGTCATTTCTTTGGGCTTACCCTTTGGCAAGGTCACCAATCTTCTGAtgttgaaaggaaaaaaccag GCTTTCATAGAGATGAACACTGAGGAGACAGCCAACACCATGGTGAACTACTACTCCACAGTCACTCCGGTGCTCCGGAGCCAGCCCATCTACATCCAGTTCTCCAACCACAAGGAGCTGAAGACAGACAGCTCTCCAAACCAAGCA CGTGCCCAAGCAGCTCTGCAAGCTGTGACCCAGGTGCAGGCCGGGGCTGTGGCGCTGGCCGCCACGGCTGCAGCCGTCGATGCAGGGATGGCAATGGCTGGCCAGAGCCCTGTCCTGAGGATCATTGTGGAGAATCTCTTCTACCCTGTCACTCTAGATGTTCTGCACCAG ATCTTCTCCAAATTTGGTGCAGTCTTGAAAATCATCACATTCACAAAGAACCACCAGTTTCAGGCTCTGTTGCAATATGGTGACCCCATGAGTGCTCAGCATGCCAAACTG TCTCTGGATGGACAGAACATCTACAACGCCTGCTGCACGCTGCGCATCGACTTCTCCAAGCTCACAAGTCTCAATGTGAAGTACAATAACGACAAGAGCAGAGACTATACCCGCCCAGACCTGCCCTCTGGGGACAGCCAGCCCACTCTGGACCAGACCATGGCAGCTGCTTTTG GTGCCCCAGGAATAATCTCTCCTCCATATGCTGGAGCTGGCTTTCCTCCTACTTTCGCCATTCCTCAGGCTACAG GCCTGACAGTTCCAAGTGTTCCTGGAGCACTAGCTCCTCTGGctattccagcagcagctgcggcGGCTGCAGCAGGACGGATTGCCATTCCCGGCCTGTCTGGGACAGGGCACTCCGTGCTGCTGGTTAGCAATCTGATCCCAGAG AGAGTTACACCCCAATGCCTCTTTATTCTTTTCG GAGTCTATGGTGATGTGCAGAGGgtgaagattttatttaataagaAAGATAATGCCCTGGTTCAGATGGCCGATGGGAATCAGGCCCAGCTTG CCATGAGCCACTTGAATGGGCAGAAGctccatgggaagccaatccGTATCACGCTGTCCAAGCACCAGACAGTGCAGCTGCCCCGTGAGAACCAGGAGGACCATGGCCTGACCAAGGACTATGGGACTTCTCCTCTACATCGTTTCAAGAAACCAGGCTCCAAAaatttccaaaacatttttcccccttctgcCACTCTTCATCTGTCTAATATTCC accttCAGTAACTGAAGAAGACCTTAAGTTGTTATTTTCAAGCAATGGTGGGATAGTCAAAGGATTCAAATTCTTCCA GAAGGACCGTAAAATGGCTCTGATCCAGATGAGCTCTGTGGAAGAAGCCATTCAGTCCCTCATTGACCTCCACAATCATGACCTGGGGGAGAACCATCACCTGCGCGTTTCCTTTTCCAAGTCCACCATTTAG
- the PTBP1 gene encoding polypyrimidine tract-binding protein 1 isoform X3, whose translation MSSNSPSAANGNDSKKFKGDNRSAGIPSRVIHVRKLPSDVTEAEVISLGLPFGKVTNLLMLKGKNQAFIEMNTEETANTMVNYYSTVTPVLRSQPIYIQFSNHKELKTDSSPNQARAQAALQAVTQVQAGAVALAATAAAVDAGMAMAGQSPVLRIIVENLFYPVTLDVLHQIFSKFGAVLKIITFTKNHQFQALLQYGDPMSAQHAKLSLDGQNIYNACCTLRIDFSKLTSLNVKYNNDKSRDYTRPDLPSGDSQPTLDQTMAAAFGAPGIISPPYAGAGFPPTFAIPQATGLTVPSVPGALAPLAIPAAAAAAAAGRIAIPGLSGTGHSVLLVSNLIPERVTPQCLFILFGVYGDVQRVKILFNKKDNALVQMADGNQAQLAMSHLNGQKLHGKPIRITLSKHQTVQLPRENQEDHGLTKDYGTSPLHRFKKPGSKNFQNIFPPSATLHLSNIPPSVTEEDLKLLFSSNGGIVKGFKFFQKDRKMALIQMSSVEEAIQSLIDLHNHDLGENHHLRVSFSKSTI comes from the exons ATGAGCAGCAACTCTCCTTCTGCAG CTAATGGAAACGACAGCAAGAAGTTCAAAGGTGATAACAGAAGTGCTGGCATCCCATCCCGAGTAATCCACGTCCGCAAACTCCCCAGTGACGTCACGGAGGCAGAAGTCATTTCTTTGGGCTTACCCTTTGGCAAGGTCACCAATCTTCTGAtgttgaaaggaaaaaaccag GCTTTCATAGAGATGAACACTGAGGAGACAGCCAACACCATGGTGAACTACTACTCCACAGTCACTCCGGTGCTCCGGAGCCAGCCCATCTACATCCAGTTCTCCAACCACAAGGAGCTGAAGACAGACAGCTCTCCAAACCAAGCA CGTGCCCAAGCAGCTCTGCAAGCTGTGACCCAGGTGCAGGCCGGGGCTGTGGCGCTGGCCGCCACGGCTGCAGCCGTCGATGCAGGGATGGCAATGGCTGGCCAGAGCCCTGTCCTGAGGATCATTGTGGAGAATCTCTTCTACCCTGTCACTCTAGATGTTCTGCACCAG ATCTTCTCCAAATTTGGTGCAGTCTTGAAAATCATCACATTCACAAAGAACCACCAGTTTCAGGCTCTGTTGCAATATGGTGACCCCATGAGTGCTCAGCATGCCAAACTG TCTCTGGATGGACAGAACATCTACAACGCCTGCTGCACGCTGCGCATCGACTTCTCCAAGCTCACAAGTCTCAATGTGAAGTACAATAACGACAAGAGCAGAGACTATACCCGCCCAGACCTGCCCTCTGGGGACAGCCAGCCCACTCTGGACCAGACCATGGCAGCTGCTTTTG GTGCCCCAGGAATAATCTCTCCTCCATATGCTGGAGCTGGCTTTCCTCCTACTTTCGCCATTCCTCAGGCTACAG GCCTGACAGTTCCAAGTGTTCCTGGAGCACTAGCTCCTCTGGctattccagcagcagctgcggcGGCTGCAGCAGGACGGATTGCCATTCCCGGCCTGTCTGGGACAGGGCACTCCGTGCTGCTGGTTAGCAATCTGATCCCAGAG AGAGTTACACCCCAATGCCTCTTTATTCTTTTCG GAGTCTATGGTGATGTGCAGAGGgtgaagattttatttaataagaAAGATAATGCCCTGGTTCAGATGGCCGATGGGAATCAGGCCCAGCTTG CCATGAGCCACTTGAATGGGCAGAAGctccatgggaagccaatccGTATCACGCTGTCCAAGCACCAGACAGTGCAGCTGCCCCGTGAGAACCAGGAGGACCATGGCCTGACCAAGGACTATGGGACTTCTCCTCTACATCGTTTCAAGAAACCAGGCTCCAAAaatttccaaaacatttttcccccttctgcCACTCTTCATCTGTCTAATATTCC accttCAGTAACTGAAGAAGACCTTAAGTTGTTATTTTCAAGCAATGGTGGGATAGTCAAAGGATTCAAATTCTTCCA GAAGGACCGTAAAATGGCTCTGATCCAGATGAGCTCTGTGGAAGAAGCCATTCAGTCCCTCATTGACCTCCACAATCATGACCTGGGGGAGAACCATCACCTGCGCGTTTCCTTTTCCAAGTCCACCATTTAG